From the Mangifera indica cultivar Alphonso chromosome 10, CATAS_Mindica_2.1, whole genome shotgun sequence genome, one window contains:
- the LOC123227643 gene encoding protein-tyrosine-phosphatase MKP1: MLTKEDDSGNPQPSCQLPGSRKMFWRSASWSASRTSPQNSETEEKDFADPNCGNGGNNNQIRRFPAPLTPRSQQNSKARSCLPPLQPLSIARRSLDEWPKASSDDLGEWPQPPTPSGNKNGERLKLDLSSIQRNTEKNAGLVKRDKIAFFDKECSKVAEHIYLGGDAVARDRNILKQNGITHILNCVGFVCPEYFRADFVYRTLWLQDSPSEDITSILYDVFDYFEDVREKSGRVFVHCCQGVSRSTSLVIAYLMWREGQSFDDAFQYVKAARGIADPNMGFACQLLQCQKRVHAFPLSPSSLLRMYRIAPHSPYDPLHLVPKMLNDPSPMALDSRGAFIVHLPSAIYIWVGKNCETIMERDARGAVCQIIRYERAQGPIIIIKEGEEPGYFWTAFANFLPLMDKSRNEVEIGESTIKICPGGRKVDSYDVDYEIFQKAIMGGFVPPFASSENEHETHLPARESSWSALRRKFAPGDMKEFVSVPKLVLSRVYSDSMMLLRTSSPLSSTSSLSSTSSSPPFLSPDSVSSDSSTSSKSFSESSMDSPSAVSCSLPVVSTLSNFSNLSLTSETSSQDISHLLPSTQSSLSTVKHVSLSLAERRGSLSKSLKLPVTTGNVRVNSTPTILTDQGDAVKISNNSYTLCKPDGIEIVFEGKDASRNRSEELTHMCQVKIPPGRVTCADSSFKEFTSVNNFAESWRNLTFGEGINSSIPSGLEKSVAANCNQMQPLVCRWPTFEKVLKFGSSDLNSKSAFAIFPPSTDLGKSAQNLYVWVGRSLCHDKGQIQLDNSRESRDLGDIDWSRFGYDILIQMGLPKDTPIKVIKENEEPAEFVAWLSTL; this comes from the exons ATGTTGACTAAAGAGGATGACTCGGGTAATCCTCAGCCTTCTTGCCAGCTACCTGGCTCCAGGAAGATGTTCTGGCGATCGGCCTCATGGTCTGCCTCTCGTACGTCACCTCAGAACTCTGAAACTGAAGAGAAAGATTTTGCTGATCCAAATTGTGGCAATGGTggaaacaataatcaaattcgCAGGTTTCCTGCCCCATTAACTCCGCGTTCCCAACAGAATTCTAAGGCTCGGTCTTGTTTGCCACCTTTGCAACCATTATCTATTGCGCGCCGGAGCCTAGATGAGTGGCCCAAGGCAAGTTCTGATGATCTTGGTGAGTGGCCACAGCCTCCAACTCCAAGTGGAAACAAAAATGGTGAAAGATTGAAGCTGGATTTATCATCAATTCAGCGAAACACAGAGAAGAATGCTGGGCTCGTGAAAAGGGATAAGATTGCGTTCTTTGATAAAGAGTGCTCTAAAGTGGCAGAACATATATATCTTGGTGGAGATGCTGTTGCAAGAGATAGGAATATATTGAAACAGAATGGGATTACTCATATTTTGAACTGTGTGGGTTTTGTTTGTCCTGAGTATTTCAGAGCAGATTTTGTTTACAGAACCTTGTGGTTGCAGGATAGTCCGTCAGAGGATATTACTAGCATTTTATATGAtgtttttgattattttgaagatgTGAGGGAAAAAAGTGGAAGGGTTTTTGTTCATTGCTGTCAAGGGGTATCCCGGTCCACATCATTGGTTATTGCATATCTTATGTGGAGAGAGGGACAGAGTTTTGATGATGCTTTTCAATATGTGAAGGCAGCAAGGGGCATTGCTGACCCAAACATGGGTTTTGCATGCCAGCTGTTACAGTGCCAAAAGAGGGTTCATGCCTTCCCTCTTAGTCCCAGTTCATTGTTGAGGATGTATAGGATTGCCCCGCACTCTCCGTATGATCCATTACATTTAGTCCCAAAAATGTTGAATGATCCTTCACCAATGGCTCTTGATTCTAGAGGTGCATTTATTGTTCATTTACCCTCagctatatatatatgggttggTAAGAACTGTGAGACTATCATGGAAAGGGATGCAAGGGGAGCTGTTTGTCAAATTATTCGATATGAGAGAGCGCAAGggccaataataataataaaagaagggGAGGAACCAGGTTATTTTTGGACTGCCTTTGCAAACTTCTTACCTTTGATGGATAAATCTAGAAACGAAGTGGAGATTGGGGAATCAACTATTAAGATATGTCCTGGTGGGAGAAAAGTAGATTCCTATGATGTTGATTATGAGATCTTTCAGAAAGCCATCATGGGAGGTTTTGTCCCTCCATTTGCATCATCAGAAAATGAACATGAAACTCACCTTCCTGCCAGAGAAAGCAGTTGGAGTGCACTTAGGCGTAAGTTTGCCCCAGGTGATATGAAGGAATTTGTCTCAGTGCCTAAGCTAGTCCTATCTCGAGTTTATTCAGATTCAATGATGTTACTACGTACGTCATCGCCGTTATCATCAACATCGTCATTGTCATCAACATCTTCTTCACCCCCATTTCTCTCTCCTGATTCAGTGTCGTCTGATTCAAGTACCAGCTCAAAGTCTTTCTCAGAGTCATCCATGGATTCTCCTTCAGCAGTGTCGTGCTCTCTTCCAGTGGTTTCGACTTTGTCTAACTTTTCAAACCTGTCCCTTACATCTGAAACTTCATCTCAAGACATTAGCCATTTGCTGCCATCTACTCAGTCGTCTTTATCAACTGTTAAACATGTTTCACTTTCCCTTGCTGAACGTAGAGGTAGCTTGTCAAAGTCTCTGAAGTTGCCGGTGACGACTGGTAATGTAAGGGTAAACAGCACTCCAACTATTTTGACTGATCAAGGGGATGCTGTTAAGATAAGCAACAATAGTTACACATTATGTAAACCAGATGGTATAGAAATTGTATTTGAGGGCAAGGATGCTAGTAGAAACAGATCAGAAGAACTAACTCACATGTGCCAGGTGAAGATACCTCCAGGTAGAGTAACTTGTGCTGACTCAAGTTTCAAGGAATTCACATCTGTTAATAATTTTGCGGAATCATGGAGAAATCTTACTTTTGGGGAAGGTATTAACTCCAGTATCCCAAGTGGTTTGGAAAAAAGCGTAGCAGCTAATTGTAATCAAATGCAACCTCTAGTGTGTCGCTGGCCTACTTTTGAAAAGGTTCTAAAATTTGGTTCAAGCGATCTAAACTCAAAATCTGCTTTTGCAATTTTTCCACCGAGTACAGATTTAGGGAAAAGTGCTCAAAATCTGTATGTATGGGTTGGAAGATCTCTCTGTCATGATAAAGGTCAGATTCAGTTAGATAACAGCAGAGAGTCAAGGGATCTAGGAGACATTGACTGGAGTCGGTTTGGTTATGACATTCTAATTCAGATGGGTCTGCCAAAGGACACCCCAATCAAG gttattaaagaaaatgaagagcCAGCTGAATTTGTTGCATGGTTGAGTACGTTGTAG
- the LOC123227113 gene encoding eukaryotic translation initiation factor 3 subunit F-like isoform X1 yields the protein MATGQRTVLQFAPSSTSAAKVQPLVIFNICDCYVRRPDQAERVIGTLLGSVLLDGTVDIRNSYVVPHNEFSDQVALDIEYHQTMLKSHLKVNPQEVIVGWFSTGLGVTGGSALIHEFYSREVSNPVHLTVDTGFKNGEATIKAYISVNLSLADRPLAAQFQEILLDLQMVEAERVGFDILKTAMVDKLPGDLDGMEVLTERLVALINDVYKYVDDVVEGRVAPDNNIGRFLSDTVASLPKLSPPAVDKLINDNLQDQLLMLYLSSITRTQLSLAEKLNTAAQII from the exons ATGGCCACGGGCCAGCGCACGGTGTTACAATTTGCACCATCGTCAACTTCTGCGGCGAAAGTTCAACCTCtggttatttttaatatctGCGATTGCTATGTGAGGCGTCCCGACCAAGCGGAACGTGTCATTGGCACACTCCTCGGTTCCGTCTTGCTAGACGGCACCGTTGATATTCGTAACTCATATGTCGTTCCTCACAACGAGTTCTCCGATCAG GTTGCTTTGGATATTGAATATCATCAAACTATGTTAAAGTCTCACCTAAAGGTGAATCCGCAGGAAGTTATTGTAGGATG GTTTTCAACTGGGTTGGGAGTCACTGGTGGCAGTGCATTGATCCATGAATTTTATTCTAGAGAAGTTTCTAATCCTGTTCACCTGACTGTAGATACAGGATTCAAGAATGGAGAGGCTACCATAAAAGCCTATATTTCAGTTAATTTATCCCTTGCAGACCGGCCACTTGCTGCAcaatttcaagaaattttgctTGATCTTCAAATGGTTGAAGCTGAGCGAGTAGGAT TTGATATACTGAAGACAGCAATGGTTGACAAACTTCCTGGTGATTTGGATGGAATGGAAGTCTTAACGGAGCGGCTTGTAGCTCTAATAAATGATGTTTACAAATATGTTGATGATGTTGTA GAAGGGCGTGTTGCACCTGATAACAACATTGGGCGTTTTTTATCAGACACTGTAGCCTCCCTTCCCAAACTGTCACCACCAGCTGTTGACAAACTTATTAATGACAATCTGCAG GACCAGTTGCTCATGCTATATTTGTCAAGCATCACAAGGACACAGCTCAGCTTGGCAGAAAAGCTGAACACAGCTGCTCAAATAATATAG
- the LOC123227113 gene encoding eukaryotic translation initiation factor 3 subunit F-like isoform X2, with product MATGQRTVLQFAPSSTSAAKVQPLVIFNICDCYVRRPDQAERVIGTLLGSVLLDGTVDIRNSYVVPHNEFSDQVALDIEYHQTMLKSHLKVNPQEVIVGWFSTGLGVTGGSALIHEFYSREVSNPVHLTVDTGFKNGEVDILKTAMVDKLPGDLDGMEVLTERLVALINDVYKYVDDVVEGRVAPDNNIGRFLSDTVASLPKLSPPAVDKLINDNLQDQLLMLYLSSITRTQLSLAEKLNTAAQII from the exons ATGGCCACGGGCCAGCGCACGGTGTTACAATTTGCACCATCGTCAACTTCTGCGGCGAAAGTTCAACCTCtggttatttttaatatctGCGATTGCTATGTGAGGCGTCCCGACCAAGCGGAACGTGTCATTGGCACACTCCTCGGTTCCGTCTTGCTAGACGGCACCGTTGATATTCGTAACTCATATGTCGTTCCTCACAACGAGTTCTCCGATCAG GTTGCTTTGGATATTGAATATCATCAAACTATGTTAAAGTCTCACCTAAAGGTGAATCCGCAGGAAGTTATTGTAGGATG GTTTTCAACTGGGTTGGGAGTCACTGGTGGCAGTGCATTGATCCATGAATTTTATTCTAGAGAAGTTTCTAATCCTGTTCACCTGACTGTAGATACAGGATTCAAGAATGGAGA AGTTGATATACTGAAGACAGCAATGGTTGACAAACTTCCTGGTGATTTGGATGGAATGGAAGTCTTAACGGAGCGGCTTGTAGCTCTAATAAATGATGTTTACAAATATGTTGATGATGTTGTA GAAGGGCGTGTTGCACCTGATAACAACATTGGGCGTTTTTTATCAGACACTGTAGCCTCCCTTCCCAAACTGTCACCACCAGCTGTTGACAAACTTATTAATGACAATCTGCAG GACCAGTTGCTCATGCTATATTTGTCAAGCATCACAAGGACACAGCTCAGCTTGGCAGAAAAGCTGAACACAGCTGCTCAAATAATATAG